DNA sequence from the Caulobacter segnis genome:
CTTGTCCAGCGCCTCGCGCGTCGACATCCGGCCGGTCACCGCGGGCGAGCGCAGGCCCGCGACCTGGTCGTAGGGGTAGAGCAGCCGCACGCCCGACTGCTGCGACAGCGCGTTAAGCGCATTCTGCATTGGCTGGGCGGCGATGTGGAAGTCGGTGGCCTTCTCGGCGGCCGCCGCCGGAAGCGCGGCCATGGCCACGGTGGCCATCAGGACGCCGCGATACCAGAAAGTGGACTTAGACATAAACAACGCCCCCAAGCGCGGTTGAACCGTATCAACCAAGTCGAACGGGCGGCCAGGGCGAGAACCGCCATCCGGGAAGCGAAAATTTTTAGGAGCGCATCACCAGCAGGATGCTGCCGTCGTTGGCGGTGATCGCCTGGACCGGAAAGCTGCCCTCGACGGCGGTCAGGAACTTGGCGGCCTCGTCGACCTCGAAGCGACCGCCGACGCGCAGATTGGCCAGCCGCGGGTCGCCGACGATGATCGGCCGGTCGCGGTAGCGGTTGAACTCGTCCACGGCCTGAGACAGCGTCTCGCCATCCAGCTCGATCACCCCGTCCTGCCAGGCCACGCGCTGGCGCAGCAGGTTCGGGTTCAGGACGGTGGGGGCCACCGCGCCGCCGCGGATCACCGCCCCGTCCCCGGCCGCCACGCGCTGGGCGTCGACGCGCCGGACCGCCGCCACGTTCTCGGCCACCGCCACCACGCCCTCGGTCACGGTCAGCTCGACCACCGCCTCGCGGATGCGGACGTTGAAGGCGGTGCCAACCGCGCGCAGCTTGGCGGCCCCGGCGTCGACCAGGAACGGCCGGTTGGGATCATGCGCCACCTCGAACAGGGCCTCGCCCTTGACCAGGCGCACGCGCCGGCTGTCCTCGCGCAGCGAGACCTCGACCGTCGAGGCGGTGTTCAGGTGGATGCGCGAGCCGTCCGCCAGGCGCACCTCGCGCCGCTCGCCCAGACGAGTGCGATAGAGCTCGACATCCTGGGCGTAGCGCCAGATCGCCGTTCCGACCGCCGCCACCAGCGTGGCCGCCGCCGAGCCGATCAGGATGTTCCGACGGGTCAGGAAGGGATGCGGCGCCGCGGCCGCCTCGGGCTCAGGCTTGGCCTCGACGGGCGGCGGGCAGGCTCGCAGGCGTTCGCCCGCCTCCCAGGCCGCCTCCATGCGCGCGAAGGCGACGGCGTGATGCGGATCGGCCTCGATCCAGTCGTGGATGGCGCGCCGCGCGCGCGCGTCGACGTCGCCTTGCAGCCTAGCGACGAACTCCGACGCCTGCGCCTCGATCGCCTGCCGGCTTTCCGGACCTGCGGGTGATGCGGTCAAAACTGCCTTCCTCGCGCTCGGACATCGCCTTGGCCACGAGCATCACAGCTCTAGCAAGATGCTTCTCGACTGTCGAAACGGATAGCGACATGCGATCCGCTATCTCCTGGAAAGAAACTTCGTGCACCCGGCGCAGGATGAACACTTGGCGGCACTGCGGCGGCAGGGTCTCGATGATCGCCTGCAATTTGCGCAGTTCATCGCGGGCGGTCAGCGAGGCCTCCAGGGAATCATCGACGCGCAAGGCGTCCAGGTCCGCCATGAAGTCCAGCGACACGACCGTGTCCTTGCGGATCGCGTCGATTAGCAGGTTGCGAGCGATGGTATGCAGGTAGCCGCGCCCGGCCGCGCCGATGCGGCCGATATCCTTGGCCGCGTAGGCCCGGGCCAGGCTCTCGGCCACCAGGTTGTCGACGTCGAAGCCCGGCGGGCACAGCCGACGCAGGCGCGAGCGCAGTCCCGCCTCGTGCGGCAGGATCACGGTCTTGAACCAGTTCAGGCGCTCAGTCAGACCGTCCATGCGGGGGCCCCTCCGGCTTGGGGGCGGCGCGGAGGCGCGCCCAGGTCAGGAAATCTCCGCCCACCGACGGTGTCGACGACGAAGCGATGTTTGGGCGCGGCCAGACCGCCGATGATCGGCCCGCGACGCATTCGCGGGCGTCGCGCGAGCTTTCTGGGCGCCGAAGCGTCGCGTGACGCCGGAATGATCGCGGCGATGGCGGAAATCCGCGCCCGATCCGTTTGAGCCGGATAAGGGCCGGAGTGCGACGCGCTCCCGCCGAGGGCGACGTGCGCCGGGAGGGAACAATCTTGAGTGAAGCTTCGGATCGTCGTCGACGGATCAAGTCGATCATCGGCGGCTCGGCCGGCAATCTGGTCGAGTGGTACGACTGGTACGTCTACTCGGCCTTCACCCTCTATTTCGCGCCCAGCTTCTTCCCGTCCGACGACCCGACCGCCCAGCTCCTGAGCGCGGCGGCGATCTTCGCGGTCGGCTTCGTCATGCGCCCGGTCGGCGCGTGGATCATGGGCATCTACGCCGACCGCAAGGGCCGCAAGGCGGGTCTGACCTTCTCGGTGACCCTGATGTGCGCCGGCTCGCTGCTGATCGCCGTGACGCCCGGCTACGACCGCATCGGCATCGCCGCCC
Encoded proteins:
- a CDS encoding FecR family protein, coding for MTASPAGPESRQAIEAQASEFVARLQGDVDARARRAIHDWIEADPHHAVAFARMEAAWEAGERLRACPPPVEAKPEPEAAAAPHPFLTRRNILIGSAAATLVAAVGTAIWRYAQDVELYRTRLGERREVRLADGSRIHLNTASTVEVSLREDSRRVRLVKGEALFEVAHDPNRPFLVDAGAAKLRAVGTAFNVRIREAVVELTVTEGVVAVAENVAAVRRVDAQRVAAGDGAVIRGGAVAPTVLNPNLLRQRVAWQDGVIELDGETLSQAVDEFNRYRDRPIIVGDPRLANLRVGGRFEVDEAAKFLTAVEGSFPVQAITANDGSILLVMRS
- a CDS encoding RNA polymerase sigma factor, with translation MDGLTERLNWFKTVILPHEAGLRSRLRRLCPPGFDVDNLVAESLARAYAAKDIGRIGAAGRGYLHTIARNLLIDAIRKDTVVSLDFMADLDALRVDDSLEASLTARDELRKLQAIIETLPPQCRQVFILRRVHEVSFQEIADRMSLSVSTVEKHLARAVMLVAKAMSEREEGSFDRITRRSGKPAGDRGAGVGVRR